One Catillopecten margaritatus gill symbiont DNA window includes the following coding sequences:
- the moeA gene encoding Molybdopterin molybdenumtransferase, translating to MNNQQVDCDSATVPQPLISIDEALEILTNSVKVTNDTQLVTLDEALHRVLATDICSDIAVPGFDNSAMDGYAIHLQKKQIDTPGGFAFEITDRIAAGSTGNTLLPGCAARIFTGAPIPKGANTVVMQEECELIDNGTKIEIYRPIALDENIRPLGNDIQLGDVILPKGKQLKPQDIALAASVGMGKLAVFQQVKVGVFFTGDELVEPGNTLKQGQIFNSNRYSLVAMLNKLGCKVVNLGNIKDTFEATCDALERLQSDCDLIVTTGGVSVGEEDHVKPAVEKLGQLNLWRIKIKPGKPLAFGHIDKAAFIGLPGNPVSAMVTFFLFVQPFIKKMQGINSYQNQTMQVQCNFDWRQSRPRREFVRVQLNHSTVPVSAQLYPKQGSDVLSSMVWADGLIEVPEDSTFSQGKILNYYSLT from the coding sequence ATGAACAACCAGCAAGTTGATTGCGACAGTGCCACAGTGCCACAACCTCTAATTTCTATCGATGAAGCTTTAGAAATTCTAACGAATTCTGTTAAAGTGACTAATGACACTCAATTAGTAACGCTCGATGAGGCTTTACACAGGGTTTTAGCGACGGATATTTGTTCGGATATTGCGGTACCAGGGTTTGATAATTCGGCAATGGATGGGTATGCGATTCATTTGCAAAAAAAGCAAATTGATACGCCGGGTGGATTTGCATTTGAAATTACTGACCGCATTGCCGCAGGGAGTACGGGCAACACGCTTTTACCTGGCTGTGCAGCGCGTATTTTTACAGGAGCACCGATACCGAAAGGGGCGAATACGGTGGTGATGCAAGAAGAATGTGAACTCATTGATAATGGCACCAAGATTGAAATTTATCGACCGATTGCATTGGATGAAAATATTCGCCCATTGGGAAATGACATTCAATTAGGCGATGTGATTTTGCCCAAAGGCAAGCAACTGAAACCGCAGGATATTGCACTGGCTGCCTCTGTGGGTATGGGTAAACTGGCGGTATTTCAGCAAGTTAAAGTAGGGGTATTTTTTACGGGGGATGAGTTGGTTGAACCTGGAAATACTTTGAAACAGGGGCAGATTTTTAACTCTAACCGTTATTCTTTAGTGGCAATGTTGAACAAACTGGGTTGTAAGGTGGTTAATCTCGGCAATATTAAAGACACTTTTGAGGCAACTTGCGATGCGTTGGAACGGTTGCAATCGGATTGCGATTTGATTGTAACCACGGGTGGCGTGTCAGTTGGTGAAGAGGATCATGTAAAACCTGCGGTAGAAAAATTGGGTCAATTGAATTTATGGCGAATTAAAATAAAACCTGGGAAACCGTTGGCTTTTGGGCATATTGATAAGGCTGCATTTATTGGATTACCGGGCAATCCTGTATCGGCAATGGTCACTTTTTTCTTATTTGTGCAGCCGTTTATTAAAAAAATGCAAGGCATAAATTCGTATCAAAATCAAACAATGCAAGTACAATGTAATTTTGATTGGCGCCAATCAAGACCACGACGCGAGTTTGTCAGAGTCCAATTAAATCATTCAACGGTGCCCGTTTCTGCACAACTTTACCCCAAGCAAGGTTCAGATGTTTTGAGTTCGATGGTTTGGGCGGATGGTTTGATTGAAGTGCCAGAAGACAGCACTTTTTCACAAGGTAAAATACTGAATTATTATTCATTAACTTAA
- the moaA1 gene encoding GTP 3',8-cyclase 1, with protein MKLIDPFGRHISYLRFSVTDHCNYRCHYCRDEDHTISTARSEVLSYGEIEKIMQIFADLGITKVRLTGGEPLLKTGISKIIKMIGDTNGINDIPLSTNAHLLEKFAKKIHQNGVNRVNISIDSLIAKRFEEITRGGELDKVIKGIDEAIKVGINPIKINVVVMRGVNDDEIESIIDFAIERNISVRFIETMPIGTAGIDATNQHYSEADILKRIHTHLPNRLVAVKPTQTAGPAKAYLIENTQSSVGTISAVSNNFCSDCNRIRLTAKGQLILCLGQENSVSLRDALRSGMSDNEVKDLIVNAISHKPEKHEFDTDINNIINVQMVEVGG; from the coding sequence ATGAAACTTATTGACCCATTTGGGCGTCATATTAGCTATCTAAGGTTTTCAGTTACTGACCATTGCAATTATCGCTGTCATTATTGTCGTGATGAAGACCACACAATAAGCACTGCCAGAAGTGAGGTTCTCTCTTATGGAGAAATTGAAAAAATTATGCAAATATTTGCTGATTTGGGCATTACCAAAGTTAGACTAACAGGCGGTGAGCCCTTATTGAAAACAGGTATTTCTAAAATTATAAAAATGATTGGCGATACTAACGGCATTAACGATATACCCTTATCAACCAATGCACATTTATTAGAAAAATTTGCCAAGAAGATTCATCAAAATGGCGTTAATAGGGTTAATATTTCTATCGATTCTCTCATTGCTAAAAGATTTGAAGAGATTACGCGTGGTGGTGAATTAGACAAGGTGATTAAGGGGATCGATGAGGCTATAAAAGTAGGCATCAATCCAATTAAAATTAATGTAGTGGTAATGCGTGGTGTAAATGATGATGAAATAGAGTCAATAATTGATTTTGCCATTGAGCGTAATATCAGTGTTCGTTTTATTGAAACTATGCCAATTGGCACAGCAGGCATTGATGCCACTAACCAACATTATAGTGAAGCCGATATTTTAAAACGCATACACACACATTTACCAAATCGATTAGTAGCCGTTAAACCCACGCAAACCGCTGGACCCGCCAAGGCGTATTTAATTGAAAATACTCAGTCATCAGTAGGGACAATTTCTGCAGTTTCTAATAATTTTTGTAGTGATTGTAATCGCATTCGATTGACGGCCAAAGGGCAATTAATTTTGTGCTTAGGGCAAGAAAACTCAGTATCTTTACGCGATGCACTTAGATCGGGAATGAGTGATAACGAAGTTAAAGATTTAATTGTTAACGCCATTAGCCATAAACCCGAAAAACACGAATTTGATACCGATATTAACAATATTATTAATGTACAAATGGTAGAGGTTGGTGGATGA
- the nhaA gene encoding Na(+)/H(+) antiporter NhaA, giving the protein MKLCAPWEKAFKKISTPFEHFLHAQTTTGLALMLTTVLALVLANSSLSDVYAHTLHTKINLTIGTWSLSHPIHYWINDGLMTFFFFIIGLEIKREVLNGELSNIKVAILPILAAIGGMLFPAFLYLTVNSGGEGAIGWGIPMATDIAFAISVLVLLKKSIPVSLVTFLVALAIVDDLGAVLVIATFYTDQIHLLPLALSGVSFLILIAFNRFGIHAMLPYLAVGLFMWFFMLESGVHATISGVIAAMAIPSKPKRLPESFSKQIKSLLNEYDEHPNQSTHKLNEKQKTVLMKIERNIDEVGTPAARLENDLHLPIALIVIPLFALANAGIAIDLDSIGETIVRPIPVGIMLGLVLGKVIGIFGVAWLAIKSKIATLPKDSTMSQIFGVSLLGGIGFTMSIFVADLAFLGSPDFIFQAKVGVLAASLFSGVAGFIWLKYIAKSEGE; this is encoded by the coding sequence ATGAAACTATGTGCCCCTTGGGAAAAAGCTTTTAAGAAAATATCAACGCCTTTTGAGCATTTTTTACATGCCCAAACAACGACAGGATTGGCATTAATGCTGACAACAGTATTGGCATTAGTACTTGCCAATTCCTCTTTATCTGATGTTTATGCACACACACTACATACAAAAATAAACTTAACCATAGGCACCTGGTCACTGTCCCACCCTATTCATTATTGGATTAACGACGGGTTAATGACTTTTTTCTTTTTTATCATTGGTCTTGAGATAAAAAGAGAAGTCTTGAATGGTGAACTTTCAAACATCAAAGTGGCAATCTTACCTATTTTGGCAGCTATCGGTGGCATGCTATTCCCTGCTTTCTTGTATCTAACAGTTAACAGTGGTGGTGAAGGTGCGATTGGCTGGGGTATTCCGATGGCAACCGATATTGCCTTTGCAATTAGCGTATTAGTGTTGCTGAAAAAAAGTATACCAGTTAGCCTTGTTACTTTTTTAGTTGCATTGGCAATTGTGGATGATCTAGGCGCTGTCCTTGTGATTGCTACTTTTTATACCGATCAAATTCATTTGTTGCCATTGGCTTTGTCAGGTGTGTCTTTTTTAATATTGATTGCTTTCAATCGATTTGGCATTCACGCAATGTTGCCTTATTTAGCTGTAGGCTTATTTATGTGGTTTTTTATGCTGGAATCAGGTGTGCATGCCACTATTTCAGGTGTTATTGCGGCGATGGCAATTCCATCAAAACCAAAAAGGTTACCCGAAAGTTTTTCTAAGCAAATTAAAAGCTTACTTAATGAATATGACGAGCATCCAAATCAGAGTACACACAAGTTAAATGAAAAGCAAAAGACAGTTTTAATGAAAATAGAAAGAAATATCGATGAAGTGGGAACACCCGCTGCAAGATTAGAAAATGATTTACATTTGCCCATTGCTCTAATTGTTATCCCTTTATTTGCACTGGCAAATGCAGGTATTGCTATTGATTTAGATTCCATTGGAGAGACGATTGTACGGCCTATTCCTGTCGGCATTATGCTTGGACTTGTGCTTGGCAAAGTAATCGGTATTTTTGGCGTTGCTTGGTTAGCAATCAAAAGCAAAATTGCCACACTACCAAAAGATAGCACTATGAGTCAGATATTTGGCGTTTCACTGTTAGGTGGTATTGGTTTTACTATGTCTATTTTTGTGGCTGATTTAGCTTTTTTAGGTTCTCCTGATTTTATCTTTCAAGCCAAAGTTGGTGTTTTAGCAGCCTCGCTATTTTCAGGAGTAGCTGGCTTTATATGGCTGAAATATATTGCCAAATCTGAGGGAGAATAA
- the mog gene encoding Molybdopterin adenylyltransferase, whose amino-acid sequence MNNTKIKVGFITISDRAARGEYEDIGGPAMQDWIKSALLSPYEIETVIIEDEQPLIEQTMIDFADNKNCNLILTTGGTGPTTRDVTPEATHAVCERIFDGFAEQMRTVSLQTVPTAILSRQTAGTRGNSLIINLPGKPAAIAVCLGAVFLAVPKCLELLDNSNIQIDLDFIEQDF is encoded by the coding sequence ATGAACAACACAAAAATTAAAGTCGGTTTTATCACTATTTCTGACCGTGCAGCACGAGGTGAATATGAAGATATTGGTGGCCCCGCGATGCAAGATTGGATTAAAAGCGCCCTACTATCCCCATATGAAATTGAGACTGTTATTATTGAAGACGAACAACCTCTAATCGAGCAAACAATGATTGATTTTGCCGACAATAAAAACTGCAATCTCATCCTAACAACAGGCGGCACAGGTCCAACAACTCGTGATGTTACCCCCGAAGCCACACACGCTGTCTGTGAGCGAATTTTTGACGGCTTTGCCGAACAAATGCGCACTGTATCGCTACAAACTGTACCAACAGCAATTCTCTCGCGTCAAACAGCGGGTACGCGTGGCAACAGTTTGATTATCAATCTACCTGGAAAACCCGCTGCAATTGCCGTATGTCTGGGAGCAGTATTTTTGGCAGTACCAAAGTGTTTAGAGTTATTAGACAACTCAAATATTCAAATTGACTTAGATTTTATTGAGCAAGATTTTTAG
- the moaC gene encoding Cyclic pyranopterin monophosphate synthase → MSKLTHINDKGDAQMVDVSDKTITTRIAKAKSVVLMQPSTLALITSGQHKKGDVLAVARIAGIQAAKKCADLIPLCHPLMLTKVGVELTANTDNSSIEIIATTKLDGKTGVEMEALTAASVAALTVYDMCKAVDRGMVISQTQVLEKSGGKSGDWKA, encoded by the coding sequence ATGAGCAAATTAACCCACATTAATGACAAAGGCGACGCACAAATGGTGGATGTGTCCGACAAGACGATTACCACACGGATTGCCAAAGCAAAATCGGTGGTGCTGATGCAGCCATCCACCTTGGCATTGATTACTTCTGGACAGCATAAAAAAGGCGATGTGTTGGCAGTGGCACGCATTGCAGGCATTCAGGCGGCAAAAAAATGTGCAGATTTAATTCCACTTTGCCACCCGCTTATGCTCACTAAAGTGGGAGTGGAATTAACGGCAAATACCGACAATTCAAGCATTGAAATTATTGCCACCACCAAACTCGATGGCAAAACGGGCGTGGAAATGGAGGCATTGACAGCGGCAAGTGTGGCAGCACTTACGGTTTACGATATGTGCAAAGCAGTTGACCGTGGCATGGTGATTAGTCAAACTCAGGTACTGGAAAAATCGGGTGGTAAATCGGGAGATTGGAAAGCATGA
- the cnoX gene encoding Chaperedoxin, which yields MSNENKPLIFEISQSNFEDLVVHNSTHLPVLVEFMGMWSEPCIKTEYAIVELATEFAGQFIFAKIDIDEQDELKQQFSITNVPTLVVFKDGEEVQREEGELYSEELRVLLKHYGIFRESDELRAQARKKHMDGDTQAAIMLLTKAISSDPSNTRVALDMVQIFLDMGEIEQAKGLFDRLPESAQKSDIGTSISSQINFIRLAQNTAGLSTLQIEVVKNPDNYQVRFDLAVCFFAQHDIEQGMENLFFIQENNANFKEGAAKEMIGLICNMLASNNPEESGAYRRRLANLISE from the coding sequence ATGAGTAATGAAAACAAACCGTTAATATTTGAAATCAGTCAAAGTAATTTTGAAGATTTAGTCGTACATAATTCGACGCATCTGCCTGTTTTAGTGGAATTTATGGGGATGTGGTCTGAGCCTTGTATTAAAACGGAATATGCGATTGTGGAATTGGCAACTGAGTTTGCGGGGCAGTTTATTTTTGCTAAGATTGATATTGATGAGCAGGATGAGTTGAAGCAACAATTTTCGATTACCAATGTGCCGACTTTAGTAGTTTTTAAAGATGGCGAAGAAGTGCAAAGAGAGGAGGGTGAGTTATATTCGGAAGAGTTGCGTGTTTTACTTAAGCATTATGGTATTTTTAGAGAGTCGGATGAGTTGCGTGCTCAAGCCCGAAAAAAGCATATGGATGGTGATACGCAAGCGGCGATTATGTTGCTAACTAAGGCAATTTCATCCGATCCGAGTAACACGCGTGTGGCATTAGATATGGTGCAAATATTTTTAGATATGGGCGAGATAGAACAGGCAAAAGGTTTATTTGACAGGCTGCCAGAATCGGCACAAAAAAGTGATATTGGTACCTCAATATCTAGCCAAATAAATTTTATTCGTTTGGCACAAAATACTGCGGGACTATCTACACTGCAAATAGAGGTGGTAAAAAACCCTGATAATTATCAGGTGCGTTTTGATTTAGCCGTTTGTTTTTTTGCACAACATGATATTGAGCAAGGGATGGAAAATTTATTTTTTATTCAAGAAAACAATGCAAACTTTAAAGAAGGTGCAGCTAAAGAAATGATTGGACTTATTTGTAATATGCTTGCCAGTAACAACCCGGAAGAAAGTGGCGCTTATCGTCGTCGTTTGGCTAATTTAATCAGTGAATAA